From one Bradyrhizobium sp. Ash2021 genomic stretch:
- a CDS encoding alpha/beta fold hydrolase, which yields MSNPTQVAAVVIWATLSACIFSSSRDLALAGPVAHSTDAPATAAPMVPPGATQPATQPQARVYLFRGALGPIFSRGMDRLTERLEQAGIRADVNEFTICRLVAAQAIRDFRGDPAPIVLIGHSMGGLCALTFADILQSENIPVSLVVTIDPAHASPNVPLNVDRYINIFLSNSVLGGGDVVAEPGYQGHYASFDLKEHEEVTHINIDKMDTIHEQLVNVIAQLAMTPLKTKDEAMPLRYVVPSDAPLELWDSGTQQFARSGDTLPRLAALNHVPLWSITQANQLSDSSPLALGQRVIVPRHLVPPVSAAATPPPKR from the coding sequence GTGAGCAATCCGACGCAAGTTGCGGCCGTAGTGATCTGGGCGACTCTTTCCGCCTGCATCTTTTCGTCTAGTCGCGATCTGGCGCTCGCCGGTCCGGTTGCGCACTCCACCGATGCACCCGCAACGGCCGCGCCCATGGTACCGCCAGGTGCCACGCAGCCTGCAACCCAGCCGCAGGCGCGCGTGTATTTGTTCCGTGGCGCCTTGGGTCCGATCTTCTCGCGCGGGATGGACCGCCTCACCGAGCGTCTCGAACAGGCCGGTATCCGGGCCGATGTCAACGAGTTCACGATTTGCCGGCTCGTCGCCGCCCAGGCCATTCGCGACTTCCGTGGCGATCCCGCGCCGATCGTCCTGATCGGCCATTCGATGGGCGGACTTTGCGCCTTGACCTTCGCCGACATACTGCAGTCAGAAAACATCCCGGTGAGCCTGGTCGTCACGATCGATCCCGCTCACGCAAGCCCGAACGTGCCGCTTAACGTTGACCGTTACATCAACATTTTCCTGTCCAACAGCGTGCTGGGCGGCGGTGATGTGGTGGCGGAACCAGGTTATCAGGGTCACTACGCGAGCTTCGATCTGAAGGAGCACGAGGAAGTCACCCACATCAACATCGACAAGATGGATACTATCCACGAACAATTGGTGAATGTGATTGCGCAACTGGCGATGACGCCGCTGAAAACCAAGGACGAGGCGATGCCGCTTCGCTACGTCGTCCCCTCCGACGCTCCACTTGAGCTGTGGGACAGCGGCACGCAGCAGTTTGCCCGTTCGGGCGATACCTTGCCGCGGCTTGCGGCGCTCAACCACGTGCCGCTCTGGTCCATCACCCAGGCCAATCAATTGTCGGATAGTTCACCGCTGGCGCTTGGCCAGCGCGTCATCGTTCCACGCCATCTCGTGCCGCCCGTCTCGGCGGCTGCGACGCCGCCGCCGAAACGTTGA
- a CDS encoding ABC transporter ATP-binding protein: protein MTELPTKITAKITDDPYGAAILIRRLVAEQGLVYWRRYLLAFALMGIAAATTAGSAYMLGQVINKAYVDKDVRGIAILSLVTIVIFTLKGAATYGHTVILQQIGNAILANNQRALFAKLMSENIAFFSERHSSEFLARLTAGATSVTQVLNLLINAIGRDLLSLIALVVVMLTTDPYMALLGFAVAPPAMIVLRKLVKRIKGLAHNQFAGTADILETMQESLQGIRTVKAFTREASMRERIDASINEVERNANKMARVSNRSTPLMEMLGGFAIAGGLMYGGYRVVAMGASPGQFFSFLTAFLLAYEPAKRLARLNIELNSNLVGARKLLEIVDSPSTEPAEDDKPTLRLTDARVEFRDVTFAYRANEPVLRRMSFVAEPGKTTALVGPSGGGKSTVLALLLRLYEVNQGDILIDGQAISGVSRQSLRQQTGYVGQDVYLFRDTIGANIAFGKVGATQDEIVAAAKAACAHDFIMGFPQGYDTPVGEHGAQLSGGQRQRVAVARALIKNAPVILLDEATAALDSESEKAVQEAIEHLCRNRTTIVIAHRLHTIMHADAILVVEGGEIVEHGQHDDLLRRGGRYASFFRLQHRDTALPSLAPITATA from the coding sequence ATGACCGAACTGCCAACGAAAATTACTGCGAAAATCACTGACGATCCCTATGGGGCGGCGATCCTGATTCGCCGCCTGGTGGCCGAACAGGGCCTCGTTTATTGGCGGCGCTATCTGCTGGCATTCGCCCTGATGGGGATCGCGGCGGCGACCACCGCCGGTTCCGCCTATATGCTCGGCCAGGTCATCAACAAGGCCTATGTCGACAAGGATGTGCGCGGCATCGCGATCCTGTCGCTGGTCACCATCGTGATCTTCACGCTGAAAGGGGCGGCGACCTACGGCCACACCGTGATCCTGCAGCAGATCGGCAACGCCATCCTCGCCAACAACCAGCGGGCGCTGTTCGCCAAGCTGATGAGCGAAAACATCGCGTTCTTCTCCGAGCGGCATTCCTCGGAATTTCTGGCGCGGCTGACCGCCGGCGCCACCTCGGTGACCCAGGTGCTCAATCTCCTGATCAACGCGATCGGCCGCGACCTGCTGTCGCTGATCGCGCTCGTCGTCGTGATGCTGACGACCGACCCCTACATGGCGCTCCTCGGTTTCGCCGTGGCGCCGCCGGCGATGATCGTGCTGCGCAAGCTGGTGAAACGCATCAAGGGCCTGGCCCACAACCAGTTCGCCGGCACCGCCGATATTCTGGAAACCATGCAGGAATCGCTGCAGGGCATCCGCACCGTCAAGGCCTTCACGCGGGAAGCGTCGATGCGCGAGCGCATCGACGCCAGCATCAACGAGGTCGAGCGCAACGCCAACAAGATGGCGCGGGTTTCCAACCGCTCCACCCCGCTGATGGAAATGCTGGGCGGTTTCGCGATCGCGGGCGGCTTGATGTATGGCGGCTATCGCGTGGTCGCGATGGGCGCCTCGCCGGGCCAGTTCTTTTCGTTCCTGACCGCGTTCCTGTTGGCCTACGAGCCGGCCAAGCGGCTGGCGCGGCTCAACATCGAATTGAACAGCAACCTGGTCGGCGCGCGAAAACTGCTGGAAATCGTCGACAGCCCGTCCACCGAACCTGCCGAAGACGACAAGCCGACGCTGCGACTGACCGACGCCCGCGTCGAGTTCCGCGACGTGACCTTCGCCTATCGCGCCAACGAGCCGGTGCTCCGCCGCATGAGCTTTGTCGCCGAGCCCGGCAAGACCACCGCCCTGGTCGGGCCGAGCGGCGGCGGCAAGTCGACGGTGCTGGCGCTGTTGCTGCGGCTCTATGAGGTCAACCAGGGCGACATCCTGATCGACGGCCAAGCGATCTCGGGCGTGTCGCGCCAGTCGCTGCGGCAGCAGACCGGCTATGTCGGGCAGGACGTCTATCTATTCCGCGACACCATCGGCGCCAACATCGCCTTCGGCAAGGTCGGCGCGACGCAGGACGAGATCGTGGCCGCCGCCAAGGCCGCCTGCGCGCACGACTTCATCATGGGCTTTCCGCAGGGCTACGACACCCCGGTCGGCGAGCACGGCGCCCAGCTATCCGGCGGCCAGCGCCAGCGCGTCGCGGTGGCACGCGCCCTGATCAAGAACGCGCCGGTCATCCTGCTCGATGAGGCGACCGCCGCACTGGATTCGGAATCCGAAAAGGCGGTGCAGGAAGCGATCGAGCATCTCTGCCGGAACCGCACCACCATCGTCATCGCCCACCGCCTGCACACCATCATGCACGCCGACGCCATTCTGGTGGTCGAGGGCGGCGAGATCGTCGAGCACGGCCAGCATGACGACCTGTTGCGGCGCGGCGGCCGCTACGCCTCGTTCTTCCGCCTGCAGCATCGCGACACCGCCCTCCCCAGTCTGGCGCCGATCACCGCAACCGCGTAA
- the galE gene encoding UDP-glucose 4-epimerase GalE, with translation MTVLVTGGAGYIGSHMVLALAEAGESVVVIDNLSTGFSAFLPGGVPLFIGDAGDENLVEGVIAQHGVESIIHFAGSVVVPDSMRDPLAYYRNNTMTTRSLLNAAVKGGVSRFIFSSTAAVYGNPDQVPVPEHAPTRPLSPYGSSKLMTEIMLHDVASAHGMSYAVLRYFNVAGADPMGRIGLATLGATHLLKIAVEAATGQRAKIDVFGTDYPTPDGSCIRDFIHVSDLAQAHRAALSYLRGGSTSVTLNCGYGRGYSVMETIEAVRRVSLRNFAVQYAPRRPGDIMAMVADTSRIRSTLDWTPQYDDLDTIAAHALAWEEKLFRERGGLLQHAESA, from the coding sequence ATGACCGTGCTCGTCACCGGCGGCGCCGGCTACATCGGAAGTCATATGGTTCTAGCACTGGCGGAAGCCGGCGAGAGCGTTGTCGTGATCGACAATCTGTCCACCGGATTTTCCGCCTTCCTGCCCGGAGGCGTGCCGCTGTTCATCGGCGACGCCGGCGACGAGAATCTCGTCGAGGGCGTGATCGCCCAGCACGGCGTCGAGAGCATCATTCATTTCGCCGGCTCCGTGGTGGTGCCGGATTCGATGCGCGATCCGCTCGCCTACTACCGCAACAACACCATGACCACCCGCAGCCTCCTCAATGCCGCGGTCAAGGGCGGCGTCAGCCGTTTCATCTTCTCATCGACGGCGGCGGTCTACGGCAATCCGGACCAGGTGCCGGTGCCCGAGCACGCGCCGACCCGTCCGCTGTCGCCCTACGGCTCGTCGAAACTGATGACCGAGATCATGCTGCATGACGTCGCCTCCGCGCATGGCATGAGCTATGCCGTGCTGCGCTACTTCAACGTCGCCGGCGCCGATCCTATGGGCCGCATCGGGCTCGCTACCCTCGGCGCCACCCATCTGCTCAAGATCGCGGTCGAGGCGGCCACCGGCCAGCGCGCCAAGATCGACGTGTTCGGCACCGATTATCCGACACCGGACGGCAGCTGCATCCGCGACTTCATCCACGTCAGCGACCTGGCCCAGGCGCATCGCGCCGCGTTGTCTTACCTGCGCGGCGGCAGCACTTCGGTGACGCTGAATTGCGGTTACGGTCGCGGCTATTCGGTGATGGAAACCATCGAGGCGGTGCGCCGTGTCTCGTTGCGTAATTTCGCGGTTCAGTATGCGCCGCGCCGGCCCGGCGACATCATGGCCATGGTCGCCGATACCAGCCGCATCCGTTCGACGCTGGACTGGACGCCGCAATATGACGATCTCGACACCATCGCCGCCCACGCGCTGGCCTGGGAGGAGAAGCTGTTCCGCGAGCGCGGCGGCCTGCTCCAGCACGCGGAATCGGCGTAA
- a CDS encoding isoprenylcysteine carboxylmethyltransferase family protein — MLHDPHQWLAFVWSGWTATWPTQLLAVIWIAWVVSWVLASFWSGRTKKQVMTWDSRRYRIPILAGAVLFTPWTSQVLGEKPLWQFGNFGVYVMAALTLAGISFTWWARIHLGRFWSNAITRKEGHRVIDTGPYGLVRHPIYTGLIAGMLATGIAVGTLTAMLGAVLISLGMWQKARMEEGFLTTELGAEAYGSYCRRVPMLVPFLPPR; from the coding sequence ATGCTGCACGATCCCCACCAATGGTTAGCTTTCGTCTGGAGTGGCTGGACCGCGACCTGGCCTACCCAGTTGCTCGCGGTGATCTGGATTGCATGGGTCGTCAGCTGGGTCTTGGCGTCTTTCTGGTCCGGTCGTACGAAGAAACAGGTGATGACCTGGGACTCGCGGAGGTACCGCATTCCCATTCTCGCGGGCGCCGTTCTTTTCACGCCCTGGACAAGTCAGGTGTTGGGCGAAAAGCCGCTCTGGCAATTTGGTAATTTCGGTGTCTACGTGATGGCGGCCCTGACGCTTGCCGGGATCTCCTTCACATGGTGGGCGAGAATTCATCTCGGGCGCTTTTGGTCGAACGCGATCACTCGCAAAGAGGGCCATCGGGTTATTGACACGGGCCCATATGGCCTCGTGCGTCACCCGATCTATACCGGGCTGATCGCGGGAATGCTGGCGACAGGCATTGCGGTCGGAACACTGACCGCGATGCTGGGTGCGGTGCTGATCTCGCTCGGCATGTGGCAGAAGGCCCGCATGGAGGAAGGCTTCCTCACGACTGAGCTCGGCGCCGAAGCGTATGGATCGTATTGCCGGCGCGTTCCGATGCTGGTTCCATTTCTGCCACCCCGCTGA
- a CDS encoding NAD-dependent epimerase/dehydratase family protein: MTRILVTGGSGFIGKYLVSALVARDRQVRVLDLHLPPRALPQVQYVGGSVLDRELVHSAMDGIDEVYHLAGLPGMWLPRKDDFHTVNCGGTEIVIETARKRGVKRFLHCSTESILFRASPLSASLADDAFLPDDMPGPYTRSKMLAERFVMQVAASGYPVVIGCPTMPIGLHDHNVTPPMAMLRHFLGRRLQLYLDFVVNLVDVRDVAEGLMLAMESGQVGHRYILGGETIRLKRVLELMAAISGRRAGRLKVSGRLAEMVAAMLEFIADNVTGRPPSGTAEGVRIALRAEALSIGKARRELGYAPRPVEPVLRETIAHLLGAGQNQPERGSSASPSTQPLHTTRRFGI, translated from the coding sequence ATGACACGGATACTGGTTACAGGCGGCAGCGGCTTCATCGGAAAGTACCTCGTTTCGGCGCTTGTCGCGCGAGATCGACAGGTGAGGGTTCTCGATCTTCACCTACCGCCCCGCGCCTTGCCCCAGGTTCAGTATGTCGGCGGGTCGGTACTTGATCGGGAGTTGGTGCACAGTGCGATGGACGGAATCGACGAGGTTTATCACCTTGCCGGGCTGCCCGGAATGTGGCTGCCCCGAAAGGATGATTTTCATACCGTCAACTGCGGTGGCACCGAAATCGTCATTGAGACGGCGCGCAAGCGCGGCGTAAAGCGCTTCTTGCACTGCTCGACAGAGTCCATTCTGTTCCGCGCCTCGCCGTTGAGCGCTTCTCTCGCGGACGATGCGTTCCTGCCTGACGACATGCCGGGTCCATATACGCGCTCGAAAATGCTCGCCGAACGGTTCGTTATGCAGGTCGCGGCATCCGGGTATCCGGTGGTTATTGGCTGTCCGACGATGCCGATCGGGCTTCATGACCACAATGTCACCCCGCCGATGGCGATGCTCCGGCATTTTCTCGGCCGCCGTCTTCAATTGTATCTTGATTTCGTCGTGAACCTCGTCGATGTGCGCGACGTCGCCGAAGGGCTGATGCTTGCCATGGAGAGCGGACAGGTTGGACATCGTTACATCCTCGGCGGCGAAACCATCCGGCTGAAACGGGTTCTCGAACTCATGGCGGCGATCAGTGGCCGCCGCGCTGGGCGCCTCAAGGTTAGCGGCCGACTTGCCGAAATGGTCGCCGCAATGTTGGAATTCATCGCCGATAATGTGACAGGCCGACCTCCCTCCGGTACCGCCGAAGGCGTTCGGATTGCATTGCGGGCCGAGGCCTTGTCGATCGGTAAAGCGCGACGCGAGCTTGGCTACGCGCCACGCCCCGTCGAACCCGTGTTGCGGGAAACCATTGCGCATCTGCTCGGCGCCGGCCAAAATCAGCCCGAACGGGGCTCATCGGCGAGCCCGAGTACCCAACCGCTTCACACCACACGCCGGTTTGGCATTTGA
- a CDS encoding Mpo1-like protein: MSSYFRRQLADYVEYHRDPWNCAMHVLGIVLLFLAAILPLSLWSITVFGIQTSVATIAVVPVLIYWFLLDFALGAAIIGASIVLLSAAAMIVSHATTAGMWSLTAIMIVIGVASQIIGHRVFERRQPALVDNPTHLLLGPTFVMAKLFIALGFRRDLAIIIQERPQSSSSFSQQGRLEPHPPA; this comes from the coding sequence ATGAGTTCATATTTTCGGCGGCAGCTTGCGGATTACGTTGAATATCATCGCGACCCCTGGAATTGCGCGATGCATGTCTTGGGCATCGTGTTATTGTTCCTCGCTGCCATTCTTCCGCTCAGCCTGTGGTCTATCACCGTATTCGGGATCCAAACCAGCGTGGCGACCATCGCTGTTGTACCGGTGCTCATCTATTGGTTCCTGCTCGATTTCGCGCTTGGGGCCGCGATCATAGGGGCTTCGATTGTATTGCTTTCAGCCGCTGCCATGATCGTCAGTCATGCGACGACTGCCGGCATGTGGTCGCTTACCGCCATCATGATTGTGATTGGCGTTGCATCGCAGATTATTGGGCACCGGGTGTTCGAGCGTCGGCAACCGGCGCTGGTCGACAATCCGACCCATCTGTTGCTCGGACCGACATTTGTAATGGCGAAATTGTTTATCGCGCTCGGATTTCGCCGCGATCTCGCCATTATAATTCAGGAGCGTCCGCAAAGCTCTTCATCGTTTTCTCAACAAGGTCGGCTTGAGCCGCACCCGCCTGCATGA
- a CDS encoding fumarylacetoacetate hydrolase family protein: MNATSYVIPALPQPSLPVVGEQKSYPVRRIWCVGRNYLEHIREMGNDERAPPFFFAKHADMLVPDGATIPYPPLTKDLHHEVELIVAMKNGGLNISADKALDHVYGYAVGIDLTRRDLQIASRKKERPWEVGKSFDYSAPCSALQPASKIGHPSKGKIWLTVNGTETQKGDLTELIWNVPEIIWQLSQQVALAAGDIIMTGTPAGVSQLHPGDRIECGVDGVGTLKVSIGNPE, translated from the coding sequence ATGAACGCCACCTCCTACGTCATTCCCGCTCTCCCGCAGCCTTCGCTTCCCGTCGTCGGCGAACAGAAATCCTATCCGGTCCGCCGCATCTGGTGCGTCGGGCGCAATTATCTCGAGCACATCCGCGAGATGGGCAATGACGAGCGGGCGCCGCCGTTCTTTTTCGCCAAGCACGCCGACATGCTGGTGCCGGACGGCGCCACGATTCCCTACCCGCCGCTGACCAAGGACCTGCATCATGAGGTCGAGCTGATCGTCGCTATGAAGAACGGCGGCCTCAACATCTCGGCCGACAAGGCGCTCGACCATGTCTACGGCTATGCGGTCGGCATCGACCTCACCCGCCGCGACCTGCAGATTGCCTCGCGCAAGAAGGAGCGGCCGTGGGAAGTCGGAAAATCCTTCGACTATTCCGCGCCCTGCTCCGCGCTGCAGCCGGCTTCCAAGATCGGCCATCCTTCGAAAGGCAAGATCTGGCTCACGGTCAACGGCACCGAAACCCAGAAGGGCGACCTCACCGAACTGATCTGGAACGTGCCGGAAATCATCTGGCAGCTATCGCAGCAGGTCGCACTCGCCGCCGGCGACATCATCATGACGGGAACGCCGGCCGGCGTCTCCCAGCTTCACCCCGGCGACAGAATCGAATGCGGCGTCGACGGCGTCGGCACGCTGAAGGTTTCGATCGGCAACCCGGAATAA
- a CDS encoding ester cyclase: MTNRLSNLGIFTALALSLSTPAIAADGVKVNELVIAAPIPDAQRDATIQAARAFYDFWNTGDEALLKQAIAPTFTDRTLPPGRPQGPEGPAFASRQFRAAVPDLTVTVEKMIVAGDYVTVHMHFAGHFTGTFGQARGQGQAISFIATDLVKVENGRITDNWHIEDNLTLLQQMGAA; the protein is encoded by the coding sequence ATGACCAATAGGCTTTCAAATCTGGGGATTTTCACCGCGCTGGCGCTCTCGCTGTCAACACCCGCCATCGCCGCCGACGGCGTCAAGGTCAACGAACTCGTCATCGCCGCGCCGATTCCCGACGCGCAACGAGATGCGACCATCCAGGCTGCCCGCGCGTTCTACGATTTCTGGAACACCGGCGATGAGGCTTTGCTGAAGCAGGCCATCGCGCCGACTTTCACCGACCGCACCTTGCCGCCGGGCCGTCCACAGGGACCCGAGGGGCCTGCCTTCGCTTCGCGCCAGTTCCGCGCCGCCGTGCCCGACCTCACGGTGACCGTCGAGAAAATGATTGTCGCCGGCGACTATGTCACCGTGCACATGCACTTTGCCGGACACTTCACCGGCACGTTCGGTCAGGCGCGGGGTCAGGGTCAAGCCATTTCGTTCATCGCCACCGACCTCGTCAAGGTCGAGAACGGCCGCATCACCGACAACTGGCATATCGAAGATAATCTGACACTGCTCCAGCAGATGGGCGCTGCCTAG
- a CDS encoding VOC family protein: MLDHVTLRTNDLEGTRAFLEAVLDLRPGYRPAFSFPGYWLYAGGDPVVHLIPGHGGPADRTGETIDHVGFRLADHDGMRRKLDGLGILYSRMELPELGERRLFIRTPTGILLELVFRDTKTASPAAHQEQTNDQ, translated from the coding sequence ATGCTTGATCACGTAACGCTGCGCACCAACGATCTTGAAGGCACTCGCGCCTTCCTGGAAGCCGTGCTGGATTTGAGGCCAGGCTATCGGCCGGCCTTCTCCTTTCCCGGCTATTGGCTCTATGCCGGTGGCGACCCTGTCGTGCATCTGATTCCGGGCCATGGCGGCCCGGCCGATCGTACGGGTGAGACCATCGACCACGTGGGCTTTCGTCTAGCCGATCATGACGGCATGCGCCGCAAGCTGGATGGCCTCGGTATCCTCTATTCGCGAATGGAGTTGCCGGAGCTCGGTGAGCGCCGCCTCTTCATTCGGACGCCCACGGGAATCCTTCTGGAACTGGTTTTTCGCGATACGAAAACCGCCTCCCCCGCCGCACATCAGGAGCAGACCAATGACCAATAG
- a CDS encoding SDR family oxidoreductase produces the protein MSAKLNHARVLVVGGSSGIGLAIAAAAAEAGAAVTIASRSQTKLDSAVNTLGKTARAVALDTGDVAAVERFFADEAPWDHIVVSAAQTPSGPVRSLSLADAKIAMESKFWGAYRVARAAKIREGGSLTFVSGFLSVRPSANSVLQGAINAALEALARGLALELAPVRVNAVSPGLIATPLWSGMPDDKRDAMFASAAQRLPARRVGQPEDIANAVMFLVTTPFATGSTVRVDGGGAIA, from the coding sequence ATGTCAGCTAAACTGAATCACGCGCGCGTCCTGGTGGTCGGCGGTAGCTCTGGAATCGGTCTCGCCATTGCTGCAGCCGCAGCCGAGGCCGGCGCGGCGGTAACGATCGCATCACGCTCGCAAACAAAGCTCGACTCCGCGGTCAACACGCTCGGCAAAACGGCGCGCGCTGTCGCACTCGATACCGGCGATGTGGCGGCGGTCGAACGTTTCTTCGCCGACGAAGCGCCTTGGGACCATATCGTCGTCTCGGCCGCACAGACGCCGAGCGGGCCGGTGCGAAGCCTGAGCCTCGCCGACGCGAAGATTGCCATGGAGAGCAAATTCTGGGGCGCCTATCGCGTCGCGCGCGCCGCGAAGATTCGCGAGGGTGGATCGCTGACTTTCGTCTCGGGCTTCCTGAGCGTTCGGCCCTCTGCGAATTCGGTGTTGCAGGGCGCAATTAACGCAGCGCTTGAAGCGCTGGCCCGGGGCCTGGCGCTGGAGCTGGCGCCTGTGCGTGTCAACGCCGTGTCGCCGGGCCTGATCGCGACGCCGCTGTGGTCCGGCATGCCCGACGACAAGCGCGACGCGATGTTCGCGAGTGCGGCGCAACGCCTGCCGGCGCGCCGGGTCGGCCAGCCGGAGGATATCGCGAATGCGGTGATGTTCCTTGTCACGACGCCCTTCGCCACCGGTTCGACAGTGCGTGTCGATGGTGGCGGCGCCATTGCGTGA